From the genome of Vicia villosa cultivar HV-30 ecotype Madison, WI linkage group LG2, Vvil1.0, whole genome shotgun sequence, one region includes:
- the LOC131653431 gene encoding G-type lectin S-receptor-like serine/threonine-protein kinase At1g11300 isoform X1, translated as MALAPTFISVAILLLSSLNLFSVNANSYTEFLRKGQSVRISDTFVSYGGNYELGFFSRDRDNSTKYYVGIWFKKVPNDKIVWVANRDYAFQTSSAFLIIQPDGNIAIRDGPMTYLVTNVSKNSYSTYATLLDSGNLVLLNNSNKAVLWQSFNNPTDTLLPGMTIGHDIDTGYDFSLTSWTSADDPAIGPYTLRYDSGSASLTVNKGSNVLWIDGNSNLSIQIVFNRAGMEQASFNDYFTLPIYSHSRFVLDVSGDLKYEDWSEKSKRWIPVQSSKCGANNSCGVFSICNPQDHDPCQCLSGFEPFDGDSWRKGNRSAGCVRLKNLSCNTTDGFLRFVSGELPPNHVNVRLDSIAQCNYTCFTNCSCVAFAYDLFAVNCMLWSDEVLTLKNISTDKNPNFFYLKLAASDILTTSNVTNAASRHGKRKKNLIIIVLLISFLILLILLGLFVYQTRKQSKKGEDLLNFEVGMSMKVNQDSHKGTKVKRKEVKLPLFSFVSVSAATNNFSDTNKLGEGGFGPVYKGTLLNGDEVAVKRLSKRSGQGWEELRNEALLIAKLQHNNLVRLLGCCIERDEKMLIYEFMANTSLDCFLFGLYFSQISPICAAPLYIIQTLVITFLCKTDAEKREMLDWGTRVRIIEGIAQGLLYLHQYSRFRIIHRDLKASNILLDTNMNPKISDFGMARIFSENVLQANTNRIVGTYGYMSPEYAMEGIFSIKSDVFSFGVLLLEIISGKKNTGFYQTNSFDLLGYAWNLWTNNCGMDLIDSKLDDISNKHLVTKYVNIGLLCVQQSPEDRPSMSDVVSMIGNDTASLPNPKPPAFQNVRGMENSSLSTITRENNSVNVVTNSIVEAR; from the exons ATGGCACTGGCTCCTACATTCATTTCCGTAGCAATATTATTATTATCCAGCCTCAATTTGTTTTCCGTGAATGCAAATTCCTACACAGAATTCCTGCGAAAGGGGCAATCAGTCAGAATATCCGACACATTTGTTTCATACGGTGGAAACTATGAACTTGGATTTTTCAGCAGAGATAGAGACAACTCCACCAAGTACTACGTAGGTATATGGTTCAAAAAGGTACCAAATGACAAGATTGTTTGGGTTGCCAACAGAGATTATGCATTTCAAACATCTTCAGCGTTTCTTATCATTCAACCTGATGGTAACATTGCGATCAGAGACGGACCAATGACATACCTCGTGACCAACGTTTCGAAAAACAGTTATAGTACCTATGCAACGCTGCTGGACTCGGGAAACTTAGTATTGTTGAACAACTCTAACAAAGCTGTTCTATGGCAGAGTTTTAATAATCCAACTGATACTCTTTTACCTGGAATGACAATCGGACACGATATTGACACAGGATACGATTTTTCATTGACATCGTGGACAAGTGCAGACGACCCTGCTATCGGACCATATACTCTCCGATATGATTCCGGTTCAGCGAGTCTAACTGTAAATAAAGGTTCTAATGTCTTGTGGATTGATGGTAATTCCAATTTATCTATTCAGATTGTTTTCAACCGAGCGGGTATGGAACAGGCTAGCTTCAACGACTATTTCACTCTTCCAATTTATAGCCATTCTAGATTTGTATTGGATGTCTCCGGGGATCTTAAATACGAAGATTGGTCAGAGAAATCCAAGCGTTGGATTCCTGTACAGTCATCCAAGTGCGGAGCAAACAATTCGTGCGGAGTATTTTCCATTTGTAATCCACAAGATCACGACCCTTGTCAGTGTCTCAGTGGTTTTGAACCATTTGATGGTGATTCTTGGAGGAAAGGGAACAGATCAGCTGGATGTGTAAGGTTAAAAAACTTGTCCTGCAACACTACAGATggatttcttcggtttgtttcaGGGGAACTACCTCCAAATCATGTGAACGTGAGGCTGGATTCTATAGCACAATGTAACTACACTTGCTTCACCAATTGTTCTTGTGTTGCTTTTGCTTATGATTTGTTTGCTGTTAACTGCATGTTGTGGAGCGACGAAGTACTGACTCTGAAGAACATCTCAACTGATAAAAACCCAAACTTTTTTTATCTCAAACTTGCTGCCTCAGACATACTTACCACAAGTAATGTAACAAATGCAGCTAGCAGACATGGAAAGAGGAAGAAGAATTTAATTATAATTGTTCTTTTGATCTCATTTCTAATATTGCTTATACTGCTTGGCTTATTCGTTTACCAAACAAGAAAGCAAAGTAAGAAAG GGGAAGATTTGCTAAATTTTGAAGTAGGCATGAGCATGAAAGTTAATCAAGACTCTCACAAGGGTACAAAAGTTAAAAGGAAAGAAGTCAAGTTACCATTATTCAGTTTTGTGAGTGTTTCAGCAGCAACGAATAATTTTTCAGACACAAATAAACTCGGCGAAGGTGGCTTTGGACCTGTTTATAAG GGTACACTATTAAATGGTGATGAGGTTGCTGTAAAAAGGCTATCTAAAAGATCAGGTCAAGGATGGGAGGAGTTGCGAAATGAAGCCTTGTTGATTGCAAAACTCCAACACAATAATCTTGTTAGACTTCTTGGTTGCTGCATTGAAAGAGATGAAAAAATGCTTATTTATGAATTCATGGCCAATACAAGTTTGGATTGTTTTCTCTTTGGTTTGTACTTTTCACAAATTTCTCCTATATGTGCTGCTCCATTGTATATCATCCAAACTCTAGTTATAACATTTTTGTGCAAAACAGATGCGGAAAAAAGAGAGATGCTAGATTGGGGAACACGGGTTCGAATAATTGAAGGGATTGCACAAGGACTCCTTTATCTGCATCAATATTCTAGGTTCCGGATCATTCACCGAGATTTAAAAGCTAGCAACATTCTGTTAGACACCAACATGAATCCTAAAATATCAGATTTTGGAATGGCGAGGATATTTAGTGAGAATGTTCTTCAAGCAAATACAAACCGGATAGTTGGAACTTA TGGATACATGTCTCCTGAATATGCGATGGAAGGCATTTTCTCGATTAAATCCGACGTGTTTAGCTTTGGAGTCCTTTTGTTAGAGATTATAAGTGGCAAGAAGAATACTGGTTTTTATCAAACAAATTCCTTCGATCTTCTTGGATAT GCTTGGAATCTATGGACCAACAATTGTGGAATGGACCTTATTGATTCAAAATTGGATGATATCTCCAACAAGCATTTAGTGACAAAATATGTGAACATAGGACTTCTGTGTGTACAACAAAGTCCAGAAGATAGGCCAAGCATGTCTGATGTTGTCTCAATGATTGGCAATGACACTGCATCCCTTCCTAATCCAAAGCCACCAGCATTTCAAAATGTGAGAGGTATGGAAAACTCAAGTCTCTCTACAATCACCAGAGAAAACAATTCTGTCAATGTTGTCACAAACTCAATAGTTGAAGCAAGATGA
- the LOC131653431 gene encoding G-type lectin S-receptor-like serine/threonine-protein kinase At1g11330 isoform X2: MALAPTFISVAILLLSSLNLFSVNANSYTEFLRKGQSVRISDTFVSYGGNYELGFFSRDRDNSTKYYVGIWFKKVPNDKIVWVANRDYAFQTSSAFLIIQPDGNIAIRDGPMTYLVTNVSKNSYSTYATLLDSGNLVLLNNSNKAVLWQSFNNPTDTLLPGMTIGHDIDTGYDFSLTSWTSADDPAIGPYTLRYDSGSASLTVNKGSNVLWIDGNSNLSIQIVFNRAGMEQASFNDYFTLPIYSHSRFVLDVSGDLKYEDWSEKSKRWIPVQSSKCGANNSCGVFSICNPQDHDPCQCLSGFEPFDGDSWRKGNRSAGCVRLKNLSCNTTDGFLRFVSGELPPNHVNVRLDSIAQCNYTCFTNCSCVAFAYDLFAVNCMLWSDEVLTLKNISTDKNPNFFYLKLAASDILTTSNVTNAASRHGKRKKNLIIIVLLISFLILLILLGLFVYQTRKQSKKGEDLLNFEVGMSMKVNQDSHKGTKVKRKEVKLPLFSFVSVSAATNNFSDTNKLGEGGFGPVYKGTLLNGDEVAVKRLSKRSGQGWEELRNEALLIAKLQHNNLVRLLGCCIERDEKMLIYEFMANTSLDCFLFDAEKREMLDWGTRVRIIEGIAQGLLYLHQYSRFRIIHRDLKASNILLDTNMNPKISDFGMARIFSENVLQANTNRIVGTYGYMSPEYAMEGIFSIKSDVFSFGVLLLEIISGKKNTGFYQTNSFDLLGYAWNLWTNNCGMDLIDSKLDDISNKHLVTKYVNIGLLCVQQSPEDRPSMSDVVSMIGNDTASLPNPKPPAFQNVRGMENSSLSTITRENNSVNVVTNSIVEAR, from the exons ATGGCACTGGCTCCTACATTCATTTCCGTAGCAATATTATTATTATCCAGCCTCAATTTGTTTTCCGTGAATGCAAATTCCTACACAGAATTCCTGCGAAAGGGGCAATCAGTCAGAATATCCGACACATTTGTTTCATACGGTGGAAACTATGAACTTGGATTTTTCAGCAGAGATAGAGACAACTCCACCAAGTACTACGTAGGTATATGGTTCAAAAAGGTACCAAATGACAAGATTGTTTGGGTTGCCAACAGAGATTATGCATTTCAAACATCTTCAGCGTTTCTTATCATTCAACCTGATGGTAACATTGCGATCAGAGACGGACCAATGACATACCTCGTGACCAACGTTTCGAAAAACAGTTATAGTACCTATGCAACGCTGCTGGACTCGGGAAACTTAGTATTGTTGAACAACTCTAACAAAGCTGTTCTATGGCAGAGTTTTAATAATCCAACTGATACTCTTTTACCTGGAATGACAATCGGACACGATATTGACACAGGATACGATTTTTCATTGACATCGTGGACAAGTGCAGACGACCCTGCTATCGGACCATATACTCTCCGATATGATTCCGGTTCAGCGAGTCTAACTGTAAATAAAGGTTCTAATGTCTTGTGGATTGATGGTAATTCCAATTTATCTATTCAGATTGTTTTCAACCGAGCGGGTATGGAACAGGCTAGCTTCAACGACTATTTCACTCTTCCAATTTATAGCCATTCTAGATTTGTATTGGATGTCTCCGGGGATCTTAAATACGAAGATTGGTCAGAGAAATCCAAGCGTTGGATTCCTGTACAGTCATCCAAGTGCGGAGCAAACAATTCGTGCGGAGTATTTTCCATTTGTAATCCACAAGATCACGACCCTTGTCAGTGTCTCAGTGGTTTTGAACCATTTGATGGTGATTCTTGGAGGAAAGGGAACAGATCAGCTGGATGTGTAAGGTTAAAAAACTTGTCCTGCAACACTACAGATggatttcttcggtttgtttcaGGGGAACTACCTCCAAATCATGTGAACGTGAGGCTGGATTCTATAGCACAATGTAACTACACTTGCTTCACCAATTGTTCTTGTGTTGCTTTTGCTTATGATTTGTTTGCTGTTAACTGCATGTTGTGGAGCGACGAAGTACTGACTCTGAAGAACATCTCAACTGATAAAAACCCAAACTTTTTTTATCTCAAACTTGCTGCCTCAGACATACTTACCACAAGTAATGTAACAAATGCAGCTAGCAGACATGGAAAGAGGAAGAAGAATTTAATTATAATTGTTCTTTTGATCTCATTTCTAATATTGCTTATACTGCTTGGCTTATTCGTTTACCAAACAAGAAAGCAAAGTAAGAAAG GGGAAGATTTGCTAAATTTTGAAGTAGGCATGAGCATGAAAGTTAATCAAGACTCTCACAAGGGTACAAAAGTTAAAAGGAAAGAAGTCAAGTTACCATTATTCAGTTTTGTGAGTGTTTCAGCAGCAACGAATAATTTTTCAGACACAAATAAACTCGGCGAAGGTGGCTTTGGACCTGTTTATAAG GGTACACTATTAAATGGTGATGAGGTTGCTGTAAAAAGGCTATCTAAAAGATCAGGTCAAGGATGGGAGGAGTTGCGAAATGAAGCCTTGTTGATTGCAAAACTCCAACACAATAATCTTGTTAGACTTCTTGGTTGCTGCATTGAAAGAGATGAAAAAATGCTTATTTATGAATTCATGGCCAATACAAGTTTGGATTGTTTTCTCTTTG ATGCGGAAAAAAGAGAGATGCTAGATTGGGGAACACGGGTTCGAATAATTGAAGGGATTGCACAAGGACTCCTTTATCTGCATCAATATTCTAGGTTCCGGATCATTCACCGAGATTTAAAAGCTAGCAACATTCTGTTAGACACCAACATGAATCCTAAAATATCAGATTTTGGAATGGCGAGGATATTTAGTGAGAATGTTCTTCAAGCAAATACAAACCGGATAGTTGGAACTTA TGGATACATGTCTCCTGAATATGCGATGGAAGGCATTTTCTCGATTAAATCCGACGTGTTTAGCTTTGGAGTCCTTTTGTTAGAGATTATAAGTGGCAAGAAGAATACTGGTTTTTATCAAACAAATTCCTTCGATCTTCTTGGATAT GCTTGGAATCTATGGACCAACAATTGTGGAATGGACCTTATTGATTCAAAATTGGATGATATCTCCAACAAGCATTTAGTGACAAAATATGTGAACATAGGACTTCTGTGTGTACAACAAAGTCCAGAAGATAGGCCAAGCATGTCTGATGTTGTCTCAATGATTGGCAATGACACTGCATCCCTTCCTAATCCAAAGCCACCAGCATTTCAAAATGTGAGAGGTATGGAAAACTCAAGTCTCTCTACAATCACCAGAGAAAACAATTCTGTCAATGTTGTCACAAACTCAATAGTTGAAGCAAGATGA